The sequence GCGCGGCGAACAAGGCCCTCGCCGACGCCGGCCTGCCCACCGTCGACTGGGAGCGGTCAGCCGGCTGACCCGAGCCGCTGCCGGTGGCGGCGCAGCAGGTCGGCGGCGCGTGGGTCGGTCACCTCGACCCGCACCAGCGGCTCGACCGGGTAGCCCGCCGTGGTGCCGGGGCTCGGCCGCCGGGGGAAGCCGGCCGCCGCGGCGCGGGAACGGGCCGTGACCGGCGTGACCGAAGTCCCGGCTAGGCTGGCATACCGTGCTCGTACTCGTGGTGGACTCCTCGACCCCGGCGGTGACCGCGGCGCTGGTCGAGGTCTCGGCGGACGGTGTCGTGGCCCGCGCGCAGCGGTGCACGGTCGACGCCCGGGCGCACGGGGAACTGCTCGCTCCCCAGGTCGACGCGGTGCTGGCCGACGCCGACGCCCGCCCCGCCGACCTGGGCGCGATCGTCGCCGGGCTCGGCCCCGGGCCGTTCACCGGGCTGCGGGTCGGCCTGGTCACCGCCGCCACCATGGGGCAGGTGCTCGGCGTCCCCACGTACGGGGTCTGCTCGCTGGACGGGATCGGCCACCCGGCGGCCGCCGGGTGGCCCGTCCTGGCCGCCAGCGACGCGCGGCGCCGGGAGGTCTACTGGGCGGTCTACGACGGCGCCGGCCAGCGGATCGCCGGGCCGAACGTGGACGTCCCCGCGGTCGCCGCGGAGCGCGCCCGGGGCCTGGCCGTCACCGTCGCCGTCGGCGATGGCGCGCACCGGTACGCGGACGTCCTCGGCCTGCCGGTGCGCGAGGAACCGCGCTACCCGGACGCGACGGCGCTGGCCCGGCTCGCCGCCGAGCGGATCCGTGCCGGCGCCCCGAGCGAGCCGCTCACCCCGCTCTACCTGCGCCGCCCGGACGCGGTCGCGGCCACCGGCCACAAGCCGGTCCTGCCATGACCGAGGTACGACTCGGCCGGTTCCGTTGGTGGCACATCGACCAGGTGCTGCCGATCGAGGCGGACCTCTTCGGCGTCGAGCAGTGGTCGCCGGCGATGTTCTGGAACGAACTGGCCAACGGGCACTTCTACCTGGTCGCCACGGACGCCGACGGGAGCGTGCTCGGCTACGCCGGGCTGCTGGTGGCGCCGCCCGACGAGGCCTGGGTACAGAACATCGCGGTCCGCCGCGACGCGCAGCGCCGGGGGGTCGGCCGGGCGCTGCTGGAGGCGCTGCTCGCCGAGGCGGCGCGGCGCGGCGTCCGCAGCACGCTGCTGGAGGTCGCCGCGGACAACGCCCCGGCACAGCGGCTCTACGCGGCGTACGGGTTCGAGCCGATCGGCGTGCGCCGCGGCTACTACCAACCGAGCAACACCGACGCGCTGGTCATGCAGCGCAACGAGGACTGACGAGCATGGCTGACGAACCACTGATCCTCGGCATCGAGACTTCCTGTGACGAGACCGGGGTCGGCATCGTGCGCGGGCACACCCTGCTCGCCGACGCGCTGGCCTCCAGCGTCGAGGAGCACGCCCGGTTCGGCGGGGTGGTGCCCGAGGTGGCCAGCCGCGCCCATCTGGAGGCCATCGTGCCGACCATGGACCGGGCGCTGAAGGAGGCCGGGGTGACGCTCGCGGACATCGACGCGATCGCCGTCACCTCCGGGCCGGGCCTGGCCGGCGCGCTGCTCGTCGGGGTCGCCGCCGCGAAGGGGTACGCGGTCGCCGCCGAGAAGCCGGTGTACGGGGTGAACCACCTCGCCGCGCACGTCGCCGTGGACACCCTGGAGCACGGCCCGCTGCCCGAGCCGGCGATCGCCCTGCTGGTCTCCGGCGGGCACTCCTCACTGCTGCGCGTCGACGACCTGGCCCGGGGGGTCACCCCGCTCGGCTCGACCATCGACGACGCGGCCGGCGAGGCGTTCGACAAGGTGGCCCGCCTGCTCGGGCTGCCGTTCCCCGGGGGCCCGTGGATCGACCGGGAGGCGCGGGCCGGCGACCCGGCGGCCATCGCTTTCCCGCGCGGGCTGACCGCGCCCAAGGACCTCGCCGCCCACCGCTACGACTTCTCCTTCTCGGGCCTGAAGACGGCGGTGGCCCGCTGGGTGGAGGCCCGGCAGCGGGCCGGCGAGCCGGTGCCGGTCGCCGACGTGGCCGCCTCCTTCCAGGAGGCGGTCTGCGACGTGCTGGTCGGCAAGGCCCTGGACGCCTGCCGGAGCAGCGGGATCGACACCCTGGTGATCGGCGGTGGCGTGGCGGCCAACTCGCGGCTGCGGGCGATGGCCGAGCATCGGGCGGCGAAGCACGGCATCCGGGTCCGTACGCCCCGGCCGAAGCTGTGCACCGACAACGGCGCGATGGTGGCCGCGCTCGGCTCCCACCTGGTCGCCTCGGGTGTCGCGCCGAGCCGTCTCGACCTGCCCGCCGACTCGGCGATGCCGCTGACCCTGGTCAGCGTCTGAGCGGGAGGGGCTGACGTGATCGTCCGGATGTGGGAGGCGAAGGCCGAGCCGTACGGCTTCGCCGACCTGATCACCTGGGTCTGCGAGACCGTGCTGCCCGAGTTCGAGCACGACCCGCTGCACCTGTCCAGCGAGGTGTTCTCCTCCACCGACTTCCGGCTCGTGGTCATCTCGAAGTGGCGCAGCAACCCCCGTCCGCTCCCGGACCCGCCGCCGACCCTGGTCGCCCGCCCGCCGCACGTCTGGGACTTCACCCAGATCGACCGCTGACCGGCATCCCGCCCGGCCCGGCCGGTCTCCTGGATGTCGTACTCGACGTTGGCGGCTTTGAATGCCTCCTTCAGGACTCGCGGTCCGCGCCCTGGATGATTGTTGTCTGCTTGAGCGGGGAGTGACGATCCCTTGACGGATCGAAGTGGCCCGGCAAGAATCTACGGCAATAGATTGGCGTGTGTGGAAATCCTGCAATCGTGGGATGCGTCGAATCGACTGTCACGGGGGTGGGTCATGGGTGCGGATAGCCGCTGCCAGCCGGAGGGGCCGCGGGAATGAGTGGCGCTGGCTTCCTCGTCACCCTGTCGACATCCTTTCTCTCGGCCGTACTGCTCTGTTCCGGGCTCGGCAAACTCGCCACGCCACGGCACACCCGTCAGCTTTTCGTCGAACTGCTGCGGGTACGCCGCGGTACCGCTCTCACCCTTGTCCGCGCAGTGGCGGTCGTCGAAACCGTCGTCGGCGCGGGCCTGCTCCTGCCGGCCAGTCGGGGCGCGGCCGCAGCGGCGGCCACCGGCCTGGGTGCCTCCTTCGCCGCAGCCGGCTTGGTGGGTTGGAGCCGGCGGACCACACTGCCCTGCGGATGCTTCGGCCGCCCCGAACGCCGGCCGCTCGGCGTAACGAACGTGCTCATCGGTGCCGCGGTGGTGGTTCTCGGAGTCGTCGTGCTCGCCCTCGATCCGTCGGCGGTGCTCCCGCCCGACCGGATGGCGATCGTGACCGCGAGCCTCGTCGTCGGCCTGGCCCTGCTGCTGTGGCGCGGCATGGTCGTCGACCTGGTTCGGCCCCGGACCGGCGCGTCCGTGAAGAGCTGACAAGGAGATCGCTGAATGACTTACCTTTTCGGGTTCGGATTGCTGGTGCTCGCGGGTGCCATGGTGGT comes from Micromonospora viridifaciens and encodes:
- a CDS encoding MauE/DoxX family redox-associated membrane protein is translated as MSGAGFLVTLSTSFLSAVLLCSGLGKLATPRHTRQLFVELLRVRRGTALTLVRAVAVVETVVGAGLLLPASRGAAAAAATGLGASFAAAGLVGWSRRTTLPCGCFGRPERRPLGVTNVLIGAAVVVLGVVVLALDPSAVLPPDRMAIVTASLVVGLALLLWRGMVVDLVRPRTGASVKS
- the tsaD gene encoding tRNA (adenosine(37)-N6)-threonylcarbamoyltransferase complex transferase subunit TsaD, which gives rise to MADEPLILGIETSCDETGVGIVRGHTLLADALASSVEEHARFGGVVPEVASRAHLEAIVPTMDRALKEAGVTLADIDAIAVTSGPGLAGALLVGVAAAKGYAVAAEKPVYGVNHLAAHVAVDTLEHGPLPEPAIALLVSGGHSSLLRVDDLARGVTPLGSTIDDAAGEAFDKVARLLGLPFPGGPWIDREARAGDPAAIAFPRGLTAPKDLAAHRYDFSFSGLKTAVARWVEARQRAGEPVPVADVAASFQEAVCDVLVGKALDACRSSGIDTLVIGGGVAANSRLRAMAEHRAAKHGIRVRTPRPKLCTDNGAMVAALGSHLVASGVAPSRLDLPADSAMPLTLVSV
- the rimI gene encoding ribosomal protein S18-alanine N-acetyltransferase, coding for MTEVRLGRFRWWHIDQVLPIEADLFGVEQWSPAMFWNELANGHFYLVATDADGSVLGYAGLLVAPPDEAWVQNIAVRRDAQRRGVGRALLEALLAEAARRGVRSTLLEVAADNAPAQRLYAAYGFEPIGVRRGYYQPSNTDALVMQRNED
- the tsaB gene encoding tRNA (adenosine(37)-N6)-threonylcarbamoyltransferase complex dimerization subunit type 1 TsaB, producing MLVLVVDSSTPAVTAALVEVSADGVVARAQRCTVDARAHGELLAPQVDAVLADADARPADLGAIVAGLGPGPFTGLRVGLVTAATMGQVLGVPTYGVCSLDGIGHPAAAGWPVLAASDARRREVYWAVYDGAGQRIAGPNVDVPAVAAERARGLAVTVAVGDGAHRYADVLGLPVREEPRYPDATALARLAAERIRAGAPSEPLTPLYLRRPDAVAATGHKPVLP